One stretch of Anabas testudineus chromosome 24, fAnaTes1.2, whole genome shotgun sequence DNA includes these proteins:
- the slc25a29 gene encoding mitochondrial basic amino acids transporter translates to MDFVAGCMGGAAGVLVGHPFDTVKVRLQVQSIDKPLYRGTFHCFQSIIRQESVFGLYKGIGSPMMGLTFINAIVFGVQGNTMRMLGRDTPMNQFLAGAAAGAIQCVICCPMELAKTRMQMQGTGEKKSSRKMYKNSLDCLARIYNREGLWGINRGMVTTLIRETPGFGVYFLAYDVLTRSIGCEPDDRYMIPKLLFAGGMAGIASWLSTYPVDVIKSRLQADGVGGVNQYSSIADCVRQSIKREGYMVFTRGLTSTLLRAFPVNAATFATVTLVLMYARGAEEGPQDCEPAQSTSHHTQIQQQAQPSSL, encoded by the exons ATGGACTTCGTGGCTGGATGCATGGGAG GTGCTGCTGGCGTCTTGGTTGGACACCCGTTTGACACAGTTAAg gTTAGACTGCAGGTTCAGAGTATCGATAAGCCCCTGTATCGTGGAACCTTTCACTGTTTCCAGTCCATTATACGTCAGGAGTCC GTATTTGGTTTGTATAAAGGCATTGGATCCCCTATGATGGGCCTCACATTCATCAATGCCATAGTGTTTGGTGTCCAGGGGAACACCATGCGTATGCTGGGACGGGATACACCTATGAACCAATTCCTCGCTGGTGCTGCAGCAGGTGCCATCCAGTGTGTCATCTGCTGCCCTATGGAGCTGGCTAAAACGCGCATGCAGATGCAGGGTACTGGAGAGAAGAAATCCTCTAGGAAAATGTACAAGAACTCCCTGGACTGTTTGGCACGCATTTACAACCGGGAGGGTCTGTGGGGCATTAACAGAGGCATGGTGACCACACTTATCCGTGAGACGCCTGGCTTCGGAGTGTATTTCCTGGCTTATGATGTGCTGACGCGCAGCATTGGCTGTGAGCCTGACGATCGTTACATGATTCCCAAACTGTTGTTTGCCGGAGGCATGGCAGGTATCGCCTCCTGGCTCTCCACCTACCCCGTTGATGTGATCAAATCACGGCTCCAGGCAGATGGGGTGGGTGGAGTCAACCAGTACAGCAGCATTGCTGACTGTGTGAGACAGAGCATAAAGAGAGAGGGCTACATGGTGTTTACACGAGGCCTCACCTCCACGCTGCTACGAGCCTTCCCTGTGAATGCAGCTACCTTCGCTACCGTCACACTCGTCCTCATGTATGCTCGGGGAGCGGAGGAAGGACCGCAAGACTGTGAGCCAGCTCAGTCAACCAGCCACCACACGCAGATCCAGCAGCAGGCCCAGCCCTCCAGCCTGTGA